One window from the genome of Cryptomeria japonica chromosome 6, Sugi_1.0, whole genome shotgun sequence encodes:
- the LOC131876782 gene encoding G-type lectin S-receptor-like serine/threonine-protein kinase SD1-13 produces the protein MDGCLKYHSLLKCLKHFIFVLVMFVLCNLLVAGGDTLSLGASLRGKQTITSKNGTFELGFFNPNGTNNWYVGIWYAQVPEKTIIWVANRETPITDMPGVFTLSSTGYLTVSDSQGKVIWSSNDTQQAKASSASILDTGNFVLLGAQNTSETVWESFAHPTDHFMPTMKLWKGMKVNSWKSSVDPAPGPFFVQMNPSPGKKDFLLQYKNGVSYYSSGDWTGKYYSTTMLPETRNEKRNRNGNVTRNGILKGCV, from the coding sequence ATGGATGGGTGCCTGAAGTATCACTCACTTTTGAAGTGTTTGAAACACTTCATTTTTGTTCTTGTTATGTTTGTTCTCTGCAATTTATTAGTTGCTGGTGGAGACACCCTCTCTCTCGGGGCTTCTCTCAGGGGAAAGCAGACCATAACTTCAAAGAATGGTACGTTTGAAttgggatttttcaatcccaatgGAACCAACAACTGGTATGTTGGCATCTGGTATGCTCAGGTCCCTGAGAAGACCATCATTTGGGTGGCTAACAGAGAAACTCCCATCACAGACATGCCCGGAGTTTTCACGCTCTCTTCAACTGGTTATCTCACTGTCTCTGATTCGCAAGGAAAAGTCATTTGGTCAAGTAATGATACTCAGCAAGCCAAGGCATCCAGTGCTTCGATACTGGACACTGGTAATTTTGTTCTCTTAGGAGCACAAAACACTTCTGAGACTGTGTGGGAGAGTTTCGCACATCCCACAGATCATTTTATGCCTACCATGAAGCTTTGGAAAGGCATGAAAGTGAACTCTTGGAAGAGTTCAGTCGATCCAGCGCCTGGGCCCTTCTTTGTCCAGATGAATCCATCCCCAGGAAAGAAAGACTTTTTGCTGCAGTACAAAAATGGTGTTTCATATTACAGCTCGGGAGACTGGACAGGCAAATATTACTCCACCACTATGTTACCAGAAACGAGAAACGAGAAACGCAACCGCAATGGCAACGTGACGAGAAACGGAATTTTAAAAGGTTGCGTATAA
- the LOC131080082 gene encoding G-type lectin S-receptor-like serine/threonine-protein kinase At2g19130 gives MLTPPPSYLNFCLNFNGNLEKRKSPNHRLETAVSNGKPVSAMLGMQATSEGQPFFIRLAASDVLLLSTNTGRRSSSRVVALFISIPLGVAVLSSLLIGAWFLQRRRERLFQKVEYDTPTSLTMFTYKELKIASNNFSYKLGKGAFGSVFKATLPDNTLVAVKKLEGSAQAEKQFRAEISTIGNIHHVNLVRLRGFCVEGSQRMLVYEYMQNGSLNSFLSGKSMEEDKVLDWKTRFGIALGTARGLLYLHEECRDHIIHCDIKPENILLDMDFSPKVADFGLAKLVGREFSRVLTTTRGTIGYLAPEWLTGVPITVKVDVYSFGMTLLEIISGRRNIDLRVQESQYYFPTWAATEIHKGNTIGIVDERIANNVDVEEVGRAAMVSILCIQKDESGRPSMAQVVRILEGKSECEVEPYEKSLQALVDDH, from the coding sequence ATGTTAACTCCACCTCCAAGTTACCTAaacttttgtttaaattttaacgGCAATCTGGAAAAACGAAAATCACCAAATCACCGCTTGGAAACGGCCGTCAGCAACGGGAAACCCGTTTCGGCGATGTTAGGCATGCAGGCTACTTCTGAAGGCCAGCCCTTCTTCATTCGATTGGCTGCTTCTGATGTGTTACtcttgtcaaccaacacaggaagaagaagcagcagcagagtagTTGCACTCTTCATTTCAATTCCTTTGGGCGTTGCTGTTTTGAGTAGTCTgttgattggagcatggtttttACAGCGCAGGCGCGAGAGACTGTTTCAGAAAGTCGAGTATGACACTCCAACATCGCTTACAATGTTCACCTACAAAGAGCTCAAAATTGCAAGTAACAATTTCTCCTATAAGTTGGGAAAGGGGGCATTTGGCTCTGTCTTCAAAGCAACTCTGCCAGACAATACCCTCGTGGCCGTGAAAAAATTGGAGGGTTCCGCACAAGCAGAAAAGCAATTCCGTGCTGAAATTAGCACCATTGGAAACATACATCATGTGAATTTGGTGAGGCTCCGGGGATTCTGCGTGGAGGGATCTCAAAGAATGCTTGTTTATGAGTACATGCAAAATGGGTCTCTCAACTCTTTCTTGTCCGGCAAATCCATGGAAGAAGACAAGGTATTAGACTGGAAAACTAGATTTGGAATCGCTTTGGGTACTGCAAGAGGGCTACTTTATCTTCACGAAGAATGCAGAGATCACATCATCCATTGCGATATCAAGCCAGAAAATATTCTTCTAGACATGGATTTCTCTCCAAAAGTGGCTGATTTTGGGCTGGCAAAGCTTGTTGGCAGAGAATTCAGCAGAGTTTTGACGACAACAAGAGGAACGATAGGGTATTTGGCTCCCGAGTGGCTGACCGGCGTGCCAATAACTGTGAAGGTGGATGTGTACAGCTTCGGCATGACCCTGCTCGAAATAATCTCAGGCCGTCGAAATATTGACTTGAGAGTGCAGGAATCTCAGTACTACTTCCCTACATGGGCTGCAACTGAAATTCACAAGGGAAACACGATCGGTATTGTGGATGAAAGAATTGCAAACAACGTGGATGTTGAAGAGGTGGGGAGAGCAGCTATGGTAAGCATTCTGTGCATTCAAAAGGACGAGAGTGGGAGGCCGAGCATGGCCCAAGTTGTTCGGATATTAGAAGGAAAATCAGAGTGTGAGGTGGAACCATATGAGAAGTCCCTGCAAGCGCTTGTCGATGATCATTGA